GTCTCCACCAAGCTCAATCGCAGCCACGTGGTGCACGGGCGAGAGGCCCTGGTGCTGCCCTGCCTGGGCCGCACCGAGATCGACCGCCAGGCGGGCGGCCCGCAGTCGGTGACGGTGGAGGACTCGATGAGCATGGTGCACCTGTCCTGCGGCATGAACGAGCCGGCCGCGCCGCAGCTGCTGTCCGAGCCGATGATCGTGGCCCGCCTGGCGGCCGCGACGCTGCCGCGCAGCAAGACGCCCTGGCTGTGGCTGGTGGAAGACTACGACCGCATCCGCGACCGCATCGAGGCGGTGTTCGACGACTTCGCCGGCTTCAACACCCGCGTGCGCACGCCGGGCGGCTTTCGGCTGCGCAACACGGCTGCCGAGCGGGTCTGGCTGACAGCTTCCGGCAAGGCGCAGTTCGAGGCGCATCCGGTGCCGCGCGCCACCGCCGTGCACCGGGCCCGCGCGCGCAGCACGCAGCGCGTCTTCGCGCTGGCCACGGTGCGGGCGCACGACCAGTACAACACCACCGTCTACGGCCATGACGACCGCTACCGCGGCGTGTTCGGCCACCGGCGGGTGGTCTTCATCCACCAGGACGACCTGCAGTCCGAAGGCCTGGCGGCCGGCGAGTGGGTGGACCTCGTCAGCGTCTTCGAGGACGGCCAGCAACGCTGCGCCGAGCGCTTCCTGCTGGTGGCCTACGACATCCCGCGCGGCTGCCTGGCGAGCTACTACCCCGAGACCAATGTGCTGGTGCCGCTGGCCAGCCATGCCGAGGGCGCACGCACTCCCGCCTCCAAGTCCATTCCGGTGGTGCTGCGCCGCCACCGGCCGGCGCCCGGGGCGGACACGGGCACGCAGCCGTGAGTGCCGACCCGGCCCTGCCGGCGCCGATCGGCGAGTTGCCGGTGGTCCGCAGCACGCCGTCGGGCCGCCAGGCGGCGCTCGACCAGGTGGCTGCCGAGGTGCCGGTGGCCCTGAGCCTCAACGGCATCAGCCATGCAGTGATGATGGCCACGCCGGCCGACATCGAGGACTTTGCGCTCGGCTTTGCGTTGTCGGAGGGGCTGATCGGTTCGCCGGCCCAGTGCTATGGCATCGAGGTGCGGGCGGTGGACGCCGGCGTCGACGTGCAGCTGCAGCTCGCCAGCCGCGCCTTCGAGGCCCTGAAGCAGCGCCGCCGGGCCTTCGAAGGCCGCACCGGCTGCGGCGTGTGCGGTGTGGAGAGCCTGGCCGCGCTGGACCTGCAGCCCGAGCCACTGCCCCCCGGCCGGGCCCTGCCGGCGCTCGGCCCCGCCGAGGTGTCGCGGGCCTTTCACGAGCTGGCGGGACGCCAGCCGCTGAACGCGCAGAGCGGCGCCTGCCATGCAGCCGGCTGGGCCGCAGCCGACGGCCGCCTGCTCGAGGTGGCCGAGGATGTCGGCCGCCATAACGCGCTCGACAAGCTGATCGGCCGGCTGGCGCGCACCGGCCGGCTGGCCGAGCCGGGCTTTGCCATCGTCTCCAGCCGCGCCAGCTACGAGCTGGTGCGCAAGTGCGCCCGGCTGCAGCTGCCGGCGCTGGCGGCCATCTCCGCGCCCACCACGCTGGCGGTGGACATCGCCCGTCGCGCCGGCCTGCGGCTGTTCGGTTTCTGCCGCGCGGACAGCACGGTCGAATACACCGCCTCCAGCTGAGCGAGGCCCGGCAGCCGGCCGGTCGCATGCCAGATGCCGCCGCCGCGCTGCCCGGTCGTCGTCCGAGCGCCGGCGAACCCCTGCGCCATGGGCGCCCGGCCGGGGCCGCGTGCCCGGCCGGCGCGCGCCTTGCCAGCACCGGGGGACGGCGGCGCCCGCGCCTGCGGGCTCGGGCGCCCGCCTGACAGCAACAAGGAGGATGCGATGCATGAACTTGAACTGAAATTCCAGGTGCCGCCG
This genomic stretch from Eleftheria terrae harbors:
- the fdhD gene encoding formate dehydrogenase accessory sulfurtransferase FdhD — translated: MSADPALPAPIGELPVVRSTPSGRQAALDQVAAEVPVALSLNGISHAVMMATPADIEDFALGFALSEGLIGSPAQCYGIEVRAVDAGVDVQLQLASRAFEALKQRRRAFEGRTGCGVCGVESLAALDLQPEPLPPGRALPALGPAEVSRAFHELAGRQPLNAQSGACHAAGWAAADGRLLEVAEDVGRHNALDKLIGRLARTGRLAEPGFAIVSSRASYELVRKCARLQLPALAAISAPTTLAVDIARRAGLRLFGFCRADSTVEYTASS